A single genomic interval of Xiphophorus couchianus chromosome 2, X_couchianus-1.0, whole genome shotgun sequence harbors:
- the nfat5a gene encoding nuclear factor of activated T-cells 5a isoform X2: MPSDFISLLSSDIDLNSPKSLYSKDATSCTSSPSASSSLAMGLSTSSSDHLTVSQHLHSTGADGPGASEMQGMEAAGSAPSRGGGGANPTGGDGGTGVLSGLGVQQLQNTPSKRRPVLNISPPPEDLFDDSQMSCQEEPAVAAAACPDSEHSSSMWADDSVSNFSIISSVSYNDNTEVPRKSRKRTPRQRPGPKPTPPEDSMDVFDADSAKGPHFVLSQLSTDKTSSIASSLDSATAVKGGSLSAQFPQRSDGKELKILVQPETQHRARYLTEGSRGSVKDRTQQGFPTVKLEGISEPVVLQVFVANDAGRVKPHGFYQACRVTGRNTTACKEVDIDGTTVIEIPLEPSNDMTLAVDCVGILKLRNADVEARIGVAGSKKKSTRARLAFRVNIPQPDGSVLTLQVPSSPILCTQPAGLPEILKKSLHSGSVKGGEEVFIIGKNFLKGTKVIFQENIADDNSWQAEAKIDTDLFHQNHLVVTVPPFHSQSITSPVSVGIFVMTNAGRSHEAQAFTYTPESDNSSGQTVKTEGTSLVNTCIFDSQIKSVSSEQSDCSGQPSKRQEDTPMEVSSNPQPTDVFKPSPDPLISVQQTLELNSSPHPVGEAFESPMPLQPEDVELPQAPPVFPSLESLSTIQKQDISSTTSFPVSGDTTIPPVTPEVPQQFLRDPQESLSPESSDNGGTIVVVAMPQMAAPAQPPPQQTQVTLFPQEGVAQLERAVRELQAGGTTTLEQVLEVAVAQQQLNSVLYNPTASAESLQQHVQENMNSLRLGNSDSSLSARQQIQMQQQQQQQQIQMQQQQQIQMQQQQQIQMQQQQQQQIQMQQHQQQIQQQFQQQQQILENLQQQQQQQQQQQLQQQVLSNMQIQQQLMLQPQDQQQLQQQQQQMMENIQQQQLQQNQQQQVLNNIQLQDQQQQNQILSNLQQQQDQQVLEKLQQQLQAELLQPQIHSSPQAQQPVSLLQQAGELLTIQTSFPTPPPSHTSPPQQLFQSPQPLAETQSSQQQVQAALLQNTLTVLSGGGLGSEQQPTGSTIFLSTNPQPQQPQQQPQLAFISSMETSSSQPQPVSMFQNQPPTQLSQPMEQQQSPQQNQQPPQQLPLGQQGTLFQSIPNHSQANAVSQNQISQPQQTGLLLCTSDLLFTTPAQAAPPIPGISVGIPQPDAAEPMSFQVQSSSGSNAAPAANQQQSLFQEQQPMQVTPSPSQVPNSQPVKLFIPQTSLSGLQGTIGSQDLNTEAAAPTATIFVVQGGVGVVASPGQQPPEQLFQTAVGGTVAPQGQPNLFVFGIQNDSSQLLSSSGPNLPAQTQAQNSSHMEPLLDQPMPQAAPGMHSNLQNTLQAQMQTSLENALQSNTQTPMQTSLQTQIQSSLQNQMQATISATSGMDKIEDILESLQKQ, encoded by the exons ATGCCCTCTGATTTTATATCCCTCCTTAGCTCGGATATTGATCTCAATTCCCCTAAATCTCTATACTCTAAAG ATGCCACCTCTTGCACCTCCAGCCCCTCTGCCTCTTCCTCCCTGGCCATGGGCCTGTCTACCTCTTCCTCAGACCACCTCACGGTCTCTCAGCACCTCCACTCCACCGGAGCGGACGGGCCCGGAGCGTCAGAGATGCAAGGCATGGAGGCGGCCGGATCGGCGCCCAGCAGAGGCGGCGGCGGAGCAAACCCCACAGGCGGAGACGGAGGGACTGGCGTGCTGTCGGGGCTGGGTGTGCAGCAGCTTCAGAACACGCCGTCAAAGCGGAGGCCCGTGTTGAACATATCGCCGCCACCCGAAGATCTGTTCGACGACAGCCAAATGTCGTGCCAAGAGGAGCCCGCCGTCGCCGCGGCGGCGTGTCCGGACTCAGagcacagcagcagcatgtgGGCCGACGACTCCGTGTCCAACTTCAGCATTATCAGCTCCGTCTCGTACAACGACAACACGGAAGTGCCACGCAAATCCAGGAAACGGACCCCTCGCCAGCGACCGGGCCCCAAGCCGACCCCTCCGGAGGACAGCATGGACGTGTTTGATGCAGATAGCGCCAAGGGTCCTCACTTTGTCCTCTCCCAGCTGAGCACAGACAAGACCAGCTCAATTGCAAG CTCTCTCGATTCAGCAACTGCGGTGAAAGGTGGCTCACTGTCTGCCCAGTTTCCTCAGAGGAGTGACGGGAAGGAGCTGAAGATCCTGGTGCAGCCAGAGACCCAGCACCGAGCCCGGTACCTGACGGAGGGCAGCAGAGGTTCAGTTAAAGATCGCACACAGCAAGGATTCCCCACTGTCAAG TTGGAAGGCATTAGCGAACCAGTGGTTCTTCAGGTGTTTGTTGCCAACGATGCGGGCAGAGTGAAGCCTCACGGTTTTTATCAGGCGTGTCGGGTAACGGGACGCAACACCACTGCCTGTAAGGAGGTGGACATAGACGGCACAACGGTTATAGAGATCCCTCTGGAACCCAGCAATGACATGACGCTAGC TGTGGACTGTGTGGGGATTTTGAAGCTGCGTAACGCAGACGTGGAGGCACGAATCGGTGTGGCGGGATCCAAGAAGAAAAGTACACGAGCCAGGCTGGCCTTCAGGGTCAACATCCCCCAACCCGATGGCTCAGTGCTCACCTTGCAGGTCCCCTCATCACCCATCCTCTGCA CCCAGCCAGCTGGACTCCCAGAGATCCTGAAGAAGAGTCTCCACAGCGGCTCGGTGAAAGGAGGCGAAGAGGTTTTTATAATTGGAAAGAACTTCCTCAAAGGAACTAAAGTCATATTTCAGGAGAACATTGCAG ACGATAATTCCTGGCAAGCTGAGGCGAAGATTGATACGGACCTTTTTCATCAG AACCATTTGGTGGTGACCGTTCCTCCGTTCCACAGCCAGTCCATCACCTCTCCTGTGTCTGTGGGGATTTTTGTGATGACCAATGCTGGTCGATCACATGAGGCCCAGGCTTTCACCTACACTCCAGAATCAG ATAATTCAAGCGGCCAGACGGTCAAAACAGAAGGAACATCGCTGGTCAACACCTGCATCTTTGACAGTCAGATCAAATCCGTATCCTCGGAGCAGAGCGACTGCTCTGGTCAGCCTTCCAAGCGGCAGGAGGACACACCCATGGAGGTCTCCAGCAACCCTCAACCCACAGatgttttcaaa CCGTCCCCAGACCCTCTGATCTCAGTGCAGCAGACTCTGGAGCTCAACTCGAGCCCGCATCCAGTTGGGGAGGCTTTCGAAAGCCCGATGCCCCTGCAGCCTGAAGACGTTGAGCTACCCCAGGCGCCCCCCGTCTTTCCCAGCCTGGAGTCTCTCAGCACCATCCAAAAGCAAGACATCTCTTCCACCACATCCTTTCCCGTGTCAGGAGACACCACCATCCCCCCGGTGACGCCAGAAGTCCCCCAGCAGTTCCTCAGAGACCCTCAAGAAAGCCTTTCTCCGGAGAGCTCCGATAACGGCGGGACCATCGTGGTCGTAGCCATGCCTCAGATGGCGGCTCCTGCTCAGCCGCCGCCGCAGCAGACGCAGGTCACTCTGTTTCCCCAGGAAGGCGTGGCCCAGTTGGAGCGGGCGGTGAGGGAGCTGCAGGCTGGAGGCACCACCACCCTGGAGCAGGTGCTGGAGGTGGCGGtggcgcagcagcagctcaACTCCGTGCTCTACAACCCGACGGCGTCGGCAGAGTCCTTACAGCAGCACGTCCAGGAGAACATGAACAGCCTGCGGTTGGGCAACTCCGATAGCTCCCTGTCGGCACGGCAACAGATACaaatgcagcaacagcagcagcagcaacagatacaaatgcagcagcagcaacagatacaaatgcagcagcagcaacagatacaaatgcagcagcagcagcaacaacagatACAAATGCAGCAGCATCAGCAACAAATACAGCAGCAGTTccagcaacagcaacaaatccttgaaaacctgcagcaacagcagcagcagcaacaacagcagcagctgcagcagcaggtcctCAGCAACATGcagatccagcagcagctcatgcTGCAGCCTCAAGaccaacagcagctgcaacagcagcagcagcagatgatggagaatatccagcagcagcagctgcagcagaatcaGCAACAGCAGGTCCTGAACAACATCCAGCTCCaggatcagcagcagcagaaccagatcCTGAGcaatctgcagcagcagcaggaccagCAGGTCCtggaaaagctgcagcagcagctgcaagCCGAGCTGCTGCAGCCCCAGATTCACTCCTCCCCCCAGGCGCAGCAGCCCGTCTCCCTGCTGCAGCAGGCGGGAGAGCTGCTCACCATCCAGACCAGCTTCCCGACGCCACCGCCATCCCACACGTCTCCGCCACAGCAACTCTTCCAGTCGCCGCAGCCGCTGGCCGAGACCCAGAGCTCCCAGCAGCAGGTGCAGGCCGCCCTGCTCCAGAACACGCTGACCGTTCTCTCCGGCGGCGGCCTCGGGTCCGAGCAGCAGCCCACGGGCTCGACCATATTCCTGTCCACCAACCCTCAGCCGCAGCAGCCCCAGCAGCAGCCCCAGCTGGCCTTCATCTCTTCCATGGAGACGTCATCCAGTCAGCCCCAGCCCGTTTCCATGTTCCAGAACCAGCCTCCGACCCAGCTGTCCCAGCCAATGGAGCAGCAGCAATCCccgcagcagaaccagcagccgCCGCAGCAGCTCCCGCTGGGCCAGCAGGGCACCTTGTTCCAGAGCATCCCAAACCACTCGCAGGCCAACGCCGTCTCCCAGAACCAGATCTCTCAGCCCCAGCAGACTGGCCTGCTCCTCTGCACTTCGGATCTACTGTTCACCACCCCGGCTCAAGCCGCGCCCCCCATCCCAGGCATTAGCGTTGGAATTCCCCAACCGGACGCAGCCGAGCCCATGTCGTTCCAAGTTCAGAGCTCCTCTGGCAGCAACGCCGCGCCTGCCGCAAACCAACAGCAGAGCCTGTTCCAGGAGCAGCAGCCCATGCAGGTGACCCCGAGCCCCAGCCAGGTTCCCAACAGTCAGCCGGTGAAGTTGTTCATCCCGCAGACGTCCCTGTCAGGGCTGCAGGGGACCATTGGTTCCCAGGACCTCAACACCGAGGCGGCAGCTCCGACTGCAACCATCTTTGTGGTGCAGGGTGGCGTTGGCGTGGTCGCCAGCCCGGGCCAGCAGCCGCCAGAGCAGCTGTTCCAGACCGCAGTGGGCGGCACCGTAGCACCACAGGGGCAGCCCAACCTATTTGTGTTTGGCATCCAGAATG
- the nfat5a gene encoding nuclear factor of activated T-cells 5a isoform X1 — translation MPSDFISLLSSDIDLNSPKSLYSKESVYDLLPKELQLQPSSTQTDIPTMSQKSGGEAGPPPSATLASDATSCTSSPSASSSLAMGLSTSSSDHLTVSQHLHSTGADGPGASEMQGMEAAGSAPSRGGGGANPTGGDGGTGVLSGLGVQQLQNTPSKRRPVLNISPPPEDLFDDSQMSCQEEPAVAAAACPDSEHSSSMWADDSVSNFSIISSVSYNDNTEVPRKSRKRTPRQRPGPKPTPPEDSMDVFDADSAKGPHFVLSQLSTDKTSSIASSLDSATAVKGGSLSAQFPQRSDGKELKILVQPETQHRARYLTEGSRGSVKDRTQQGFPTVKLEGISEPVVLQVFVANDAGRVKPHGFYQACRVTGRNTTACKEVDIDGTTVIEIPLEPSNDMTLAVDCVGILKLRNADVEARIGVAGSKKKSTRARLAFRVNIPQPDGSVLTLQVPSSPILCTQPAGLPEILKKSLHSGSVKGGEEVFIIGKNFLKGTKVIFQENIADDNSWQAEAKIDTDLFHQNHLVVTVPPFHSQSITSPVSVGIFVMTNAGRSHEAQAFTYTPESDNSSGQTVKTEGTSLVNTCIFDSQIKSVSSEQSDCSGQPSKRQEDTPMEVSSNPQPTDVFKPSPDPLISVQQTLELNSSPHPVGEAFESPMPLQPEDVELPQAPPVFPSLESLSTIQKQDISSTTSFPVSGDTTIPPVTPEVPQQFLRDPQESLSPESSDNGGTIVVVAMPQMAAPAQPPPQQTQVTLFPQEGVAQLERAVRELQAGGTTTLEQVLEVAVAQQQLNSVLYNPTASAESLQQHVQENMNSLRLGNSDSSLSARQQIQMQQQQQQQQIQMQQQQQIQMQQQQQIQMQQQQQQQIQMQQHQQQIQQQFQQQQQILENLQQQQQQQQQQQLQQQVLSNMQIQQQLMLQPQDQQQLQQQQQQMMENIQQQQLQQNQQQQVLNNIQLQDQQQQNQILSNLQQQQDQQVLEKLQQQLQAELLQPQIHSSPQAQQPVSLLQQAGELLTIQTSFPTPPPSHTSPPQQLFQSPQPLAETQSSQQQVQAALLQNTLTVLSGGGLGSEQQPTGSTIFLSTNPQPQQPQQQPQLAFISSMETSSSQPQPVSMFQNQPPTQLSQPMEQQQSPQQNQQPPQQLPLGQQGTLFQSIPNHSQANAVSQNQISQPQQTGLLLCTSDLLFTTPAQAAPPIPGISVGIPQPDAAEPMSFQVQSSSGSNAAPAANQQQSLFQEQQPMQVTPSPSQVPNSQPVKLFIPQTSLSGLQGTIGSQDLNTEAAAPTATIFVVQGGVGVVASPGQQPPEQLFQTAVGGTVAPQGQPNLFVFGIQNDSSQLLSSSGPNLPAQTQAQNSSHMEPLLDQPMPQAAPGMHSNLQNTLQAQMQTSLENALQSNTQTPMQTSLQTQIQSSLQNQMQATISATSGMDKIEDILESLQKQ, via the exons ATGCCCTCTGATTTTATATCCCTCCTTAGCTCGGATATTGATCTCAATTCCCCTAAATCTCTATACTCTAAAG AGTCAGTATATGACCTCCTCCCCAAAGAGCTCCAGCTTCAGCCGTCATCCACCCAGACAGACATACCCACCATGAGCCAGAAGAGCGGGGGAGAGGCGGGACCTCCTCCCTCTGCAACGTTGGCCTCAG ATGCCACCTCTTGCACCTCCAGCCCCTCTGCCTCTTCCTCCCTGGCCATGGGCCTGTCTACCTCTTCCTCAGACCACCTCACGGTCTCTCAGCACCTCCACTCCACCGGAGCGGACGGGCCCGGAGCGTCAGAGATGCAAGGCATGGAGGCGGCCGGATCGGCGCCCAGCAGAGGCGGCGGCGGAGCAAACCCCACAGGCGGAGACGGAGGGACTGGCGTGCTGTCGGGGCTGGGTGTGCAGCAGCTTCAGAACACGCCGTCAAAGCGGAGGCCCGTGTTGAACATATCGCCGCCACCCGAAGATCTGTTCGACGACAGCCAAATGTCGTGCCAAGAGGAGCCCGCCGTCGCCGCGGCGGCGTGTCCGGACTCAGagcacagcagcagcatgtgGGCCGACGACTCCGTGTCCAACTTCAGCATTATCAGCTCCGTCTCGTACAACGACAACACGGAAGTGCCACGCAAATCCAGGAAACGGACCCCTCGCCAGCGACCGGGCCCCAAGCCGACCCCTCCGGAGGACAGCATGGACGTGTTTGATGCAGATAGCGCCAAGGGTCCTCACTTTGTCCTCTCCCAGCTGAGCACAGACAAGACCAGCTCAATTGCAAG CTCTCTCGATTCAGCAACTGCGGTGAAAGGTGGCTCACTGTCTGCCCAGTTTCCTCAGAGGAGTGACGGGAAGGAGCTGAAGATCCTGGTGCAGCCAGAGACCCAGCACCGAGCCCGGTACCTGACGGAGGGCAGCAGAGGTTCAGTTAAAGATCGCACACAGCAAGGATTCCCCACTGTCAAG TTGGAAGGCATTAGCGAACCAGTGGTTCTTCAGGTGTTTGTTGCCAACGATGCGGGCAGAGTGAAGCCTCACGGTTTTTATCAGGCGTGTCGGGTAACGGGACGCAACACCACTGCCTGTAAGGAGGTGGACATAGACGGCACAACGGTTATAGAGATCCCTCTGGAACCCAGCAATGACATGACGCTAGC TGTGGACTGTGTGGGGATTTTGAAGCTGCGTAACGCAGACGTGGAGGCACGAATCGGTGTGGCGGGATCCAAGAAGAAAAGTACACGAGCCAGGCTGGCCTTCAGGGTCAACATCCCCCAACCCGATGGCTCAGTGCTCACCTTGCAGGTCCCCTCATCACCCATCCTCTGCA CCCAGCCAGCTGGACTCCCAGAGATCCTGAAGAAGAGTCTCCACAGCGGCTCGGTGAAAGGAGGCGAAGAGGTTTTTATAATTGGAAAGAACTTCCTCAAAGGAACTAAAGTCATATTTCAGGAGAACATTGCAG ACGATAATTCCTGGCAAGCTGAGGCGAAGATTGATACGGACCTTTTTCATCAG AACCATTTGGTGGTGACCGTTCCTCCGTTCCACAGCCAGTCCATCACCTCTCCTGTGTCTGTGGGGATTTTTGTGATGACCAATGCTGGTCGATCACATGAGGCCCAGGCTTTCACCTACACTCCAGAATCAG ATAATTCAAGCGGCCAGACGGTCAAAACAGAAGGAACATCGCTGGTCAACACCTGCATCTTTGACAGTCAGATCAAATCCGTATCCTCGGAGCAGAGCGACTGCTCTGGTCAGCCTTCCAAGCGGCAGGAGGACACACCCATGGAGGTCTCCAGCAACCCTCAACCCACAGatgttttcaaa CCGTCCCCAGACCCTCTGATCTCAGTGCAGCAGACTCTGGAGCTCAACTCGAGCCCGCATCCAGTTGGGGAGGCTTTCGAAAGCCCGATGCCCCTGCAGCCTGAAGACGTTGAGCTACCCCAGGCGCCCCCCGTCTTTCCCAGCCTGGAGTCTCTCAGCACCATCCAAAAGCAAGACATCTCTTCCACCACATCCTTTCCCGTGTCAGGAGACACCACCATCCCCCCGGTGACGCCAGAAGTCCCCCAGCAGTTCCTCAGAGACCCTCAAGAAAGCCTTTCTCCGGAGAGCTCCGATAACGGCGGGACCATCGTGGTCGTAGCCATGCCTCAGATGGCGGCTCCTGCTCAGCCGCCGCCGCAGCAGACGCAGGTCACTCTGTTTCCCCAGGAAGGCGTGGCCCAGTTGGAGCGGGCGGTGAGGGAGCTGCAGGCTGGAGGCACCACCACCCTGGAGCAGGTGCTGGAGGTGGCGGtggcgcagcagcagctcaACTCCGTGCTCTACAACCCGACGGCGTCGGCAGAGTCCTTACAGCAGCACGTCCAGGAGAACATGAACAGCCTGCGGTTGGGCAACTCCGATAGCTCCCTGTCGGCACGGCAACAGATACaaatgcagcaacagcagcagcagcaacagatacaaatgcagcagcagcaacagatacaaatgcagcagcagcaacagatacaaatgcagcagcagcagcaacaacagatACAAATGCAGCAGCATCAGCAACAAATACAGCAGCAGTTccagcaacagcaacaaatccttgaaaacctgcagcaacagcagcagcagcaacaacagcagcagctgcagcagcaggtcctCAGCAACATGcagatccagcagcagctcatgcTGCAGCCTCAAGaccaacagcagctgcaacagcagcagcagcagatgatggagaatatccagcagcagcagctgcagcagaatcaGCAACAGCAGGTCCTGAACAACATCCAGCTCCaggatcagcagcagcagaaccagatcCTGAGcaatctgcagcagcagcaggaccagCAGGTCCtggaaaagctgcagcagcagctgcaagCCGAGCTGCTGCAGCCCCAGATTCACTCCTCCCCCCAGGCGCAGCAGCCCGTCTCCCTGCTGCAGCAGGCGGGAGAGCTGCTCACCATCCAGACCAGCTTCCCGACGCCACCGCCATCCCACACGTCTCCGCCACAGCAACTCTTCCAGTCGCCGCAGCCGCTGGCCGAGACCCAGAGCTCCCAGCAGCAGGTGCAGGCCGCCCTGCTCCAGAACACGCTGACCGTTCTCTCCGGCGGCGGCCTCGGGTCCGAGCAGCAGCCCACGGGCTCGACCATATTCCTGTCCACCAACCCTCAGCCGCAGCAGCCCCAGCAGCAGCCCCAGCTGGCCTTCATCTCTTCCATGGAGACGTCATCCAGTCAGCCCCAGCCCGTTTCCATGTTCCAGAACCAGCCTCCGACCCAGCTGTCCCAGCCAATGGAGCAGCAGCAATCCccgcagcagaaccagcagccgCCGCAGCAGCTCCCGCTGGGCCAGCAGGGCACCTTGTTCCAGAGCATCCCAAACCACTCGCAGGCCAACGCCGTCTCCCAGAACCAGATCTCTCAGCCCCAGCAGACTGGCCTGCTCCTCTGCACTTCGGATCTACTGTTCACCACCCCGGCTCAAGCCGCGCCCCCCATCCCAGGCATTAGCGTTGGAATTCCCCAACCGGACGCAGCCGAGCCCATGTCGTTCCAAGTTCAGAGCTCCTCTGGCAGCAACGCCGCGCCTGCCGCAAACCAACAGCAGAGCCTGTTCCAGGAGCAGCAGCCCATGCAGGTGACCCCGAGCCCCAGCCAGGTTCCCAACAGTCAGCCGGTGAAGTTGTTCATCCCGCAGACGTCCCTGTCAGGGCTGCAGGGGACCATTGGTTCCCAGGACCTCAACACCGAGGCGGCAGCTCCGACTGCAACCATCTTTGTGGTGCAGGGTGGCGTTGGCGTGGTCGCCAGCCCGGGCCAGCAGCCGCCAGAGCAGCTGTTCCAGACCGCAGTGGGCGGCACCGTAGCACCACAGGGGCAGCCCAACCTATTTGTGTTTGGCATCCAGAATG